One Sediminibacillus dalangtanensis genomic region harbors:
- a CDS encoding DUF2920 family protein — protein MSEQHSINIAAHHNIYTGISNRELRIDFSTPQNGVNHNTGLLIFVPGFGANIDSKVYKKMREVFADTYNMVTIQCNYFGNAFMQSADHFKLKNPQDLQKILTKDELEITAKDSSALLKILAEKNILLPVLADIKENAEEFNDMSYMQAIDIISAIEAVRIILGENDLTFNVNRIIGYGHSHGAYLLHLSNRLVPNMFSFLVDNSAWIEPVYLSSNRVLYQKIGRSTLAIEFDYLAKKMIKNKQNLNLETLYNNFNGKTQILSFQGDEDNLVDYQKKKRVVEGIGNSAFILVKKDDVDNFKYKSNGHGLNADFLELFSFALEFERPRQEAIEREIKHRVDLEYLSVEVDFTHGLPVFDFK, from the coding sequence TTGTCAGAACAGCATAGTATTAATATTGCGGCACACCATAACATATATACGGGTATTTCAAATCGAGAACTACGAATAGATTTTTCTACTCCGCAAAACGGAGTGAACCATAATACAGGGTTACTCATATTTGTTCCTGGATTCGGTGCCAATATAGACTCAAAGGTTTATAAAAAGATGAGAGAAGTGTTTGCCGACACGTACAATATGGTAACCATTCAGTGTAATTACTTTGGCAATGCTTTTATGCAATCAGCGGATCATTTTAAATTGAAAAATCCACAGGATCTACAAAAAATTCTTACAAAAGATGAATTAGAGATAACAGCAAAAGACTCTTCTGCATTATTAAAAATCTTGGCTGAAAAAAATATTTTGCTTCCTGTCCTAGCTGATATAAAGGAAAACGCAGAAGAGTTCAATGATATGAGCTACATGCAGGCAATCGATATCATTAGTGCTATAGAGGCCGTCAGAATTATATTGGGGGAGAATGATTTAACATTTAATGTTAACAGGATCATAGGTTACGGGCACTCACACGGGGCCTATCTTTTGCACTTGAGCAACAGGCTTGTTCCAAATATGTTTTCCTTCTTAGTAGATAACTCAGCGTGGATAGAGCCAGTATATTTATCAAGCAATAGGGTCTTATATCAAAAAATAGGAAGGTCCACTCTTGCTATTGAATTTGATTATTTGGCGAAGAAAATGATCAAAAACAAGCAAAATTTAAATTTAGAGACGCTTTATAATAATTTTAATGGAAAGACGCAAATTCTATCGTTTCAAGGAGACGAAGATAATCTCGTTGACTATCAAAAAAAGAAACGGGTTGTTGAAGGAATCGGCAATTCAGCTTTTATACTTGTTAAAAAGGACGATGTGGACAATTTCAAGTATAAGTCGAATGGCCATGGTTTAAATGCTGACTTTTTAGAGCTTTTTTCCTTTGCACTAGAATTTGAACGCCCCCGGCAAGAAGCAATTGAGCGAGAGATAAAACATAGAGTGGATTTGGAATATCTGTCTGTAGAAGTTGACTTCACCCATGGATTGCCAGTATTTGATTTCAAGTAA
- a CDS encoding glycine betaine ABC transporter substrate-binding protein yields MSYFNWKKLGVIAGLSLSLTIAGCGQGNSNDESTANVSEEMEYTITGIEPGAGQTETNEKAIAEYDSLAGWEQKTSSSAAMLTALGEAMEKEEPIVVAAWSPHYMFAKFDIKYLEDPQGVFGEEEHIATLVREGLKDDMPGAYTILDRFHWELPVLEEALLKAQEMDFDFEKVAQQWVDENQETVEEWTEGVDPVDGTPIDLVLTPWDAESFSTNVAKIVLEQKGFNVSLTPVDPSVMFEAVATGDSDATLSPWMPATHGALYEEYEGQFEDLGPNLEGAKIGLAVPSYMDIDSIEDLEPAE; encoded by the coding sequence ATGTCATACTTTAACTGGAAGAAACTAGGGGTAATTGCTGGTTTATCCTTATCGCTTACAATAGCAGGTTGTGGTCAAGGCAATTCAAATGACGAATCCACGGCAAATGTTAGTGAAGAAATGGAATATACCATTACTGGGATTGAACCGGGCGCCGGACAAACAGAGACAAACGAGAAAGCTATAGCTGAATATGATAGTCTTGCTGGTTGGGAACAAAAAACCTCTTCATCAGCTGCCATGCTTACCGCGTTAGGTGAGGCAATGGAAAAAGAAGAACCGATTGTTGTTGCTGCGTGGTCCCCTCACTATATGTTTGCAAAATTTGATATTAAGTACTTAGAGGATCCTCAAGGTGTCTTTGGTGAGGAAGAACACATTGCCACGCTTGTAAGAGAAGGTTTAAAAGACGACATGCCCGGTGCATATACGATTCTGGATAGATTCCACTGGGAACTACCAGTATTGGAAGAAGCATTACTAAAAGCTCAAGAAATGGATTTTGATTTTGAAAAAGTAGCACAACAATGGGTGGATGAAAATCAGGAAACAGTTGAAGAATGGACAGAAGGAGTAGATCCTGTTGATGGTACCCCAATAGATTTAGTTTTAACTCCTTGGGATGCCGAAAGCTTTTCAACGAATGTGGCAAAAATTGTATTAGAACAAAAAGGTTTCAATGTTTCCCTTACACCAGTTGATCCTTCTGTCATGTTTGAGGCAGTTGCAACAGGTGATTCCGATGCTACTCTATCTCCATGGATGCCTGCAACTCACGGTGCTTTATACGAAGAGTATGAAGGTCAATTTGAAGATTTAGGACCAAATCTAGAAGGTGCCAAGATTGGCTTAGCTGTACCATCCTATATGGATATCGATTCCATTGAGGACCTTGAACCTGCAGAGTAA
- a CDS encoding aldo/keto reductase, with product MNYINLNNGLKMPQLGFGVWQVENDEATKAVSKALEVGYRSIDTAMIYKNEEGVGKAIKESSVPREDLFITTKVWNSDQGYENTLRAFDESLERLGLDYVDLYLIHWPTPEYDDYVDTYKAMEKLYNDGRVKAIGVCNFEIEHLQRLLDECDVKPVLNQIECHPHLAQNDIKEFGAKHDIFVEAWSPLEQGGEILKDDAVKNIAASHDKTPAQVVLRWHLQNNTIVIPKSVTPSRIEENFDVFDFELTNEEMESINSLNLDRRKGPHPNEMNKR from the coding sequence ATGAACTATATTAACTTAAACAACGGATTGAAAATGCCCCAGCTCGGATTCGGAGTATGGCAAGTAGAAAATGACGAGGCAACAAAAGCTGTATCTAAGGCTCTCGAGGTTGGTTATCGCTCTATCGATACCGCGATGATCTACAAAAATGAAGAAGGTGTAGGAAAGGCGATCAAAGAATCATCCGTTCCACGCGAAGATTTGTTTATCACGACAAAGGTTTGGAACAGCGATCAAGGCTATGAAAACACCTTGCGTGCTTTTGATGAAAGCCTGGAAAGACTCGGTCTGGACTATGTTGACCTATACTTAATCCACTGGCCGACACCGGAATATGATGACTATGTGGACACATACAAAGCGATGGAAAAGCTTTATAACGATGGTCGTGTCAAAGCAATCGGCGTTTGTAACTTTGAAATCGAACATCTGCAGCGCCTGCTGGACGAATGCGATGTAAAACCAGTTCTAAATCAAATCGAATGCCATCCACACCTTGCCCAAAACGACATCAAGGAGTTTGGTGCAAAGCATGATATCTTTGTGGAAGCATGGAGCCCATTAGAACAAGGTGGAGAAATCCTCAAAGACGATGCCGTCAAAAACATTGCAGCATCCCATGACAAAACACCAGCTCAAGTAGTGCTGCGCTGGCATCTGCAAAACAACACGATTGTTATACCAAAATCGGTGACACCTTCCCGAATCGAAGAAAACTTTGATGTTTTTGATTTCGAACTAACCAATGAGGAAATGGAAAGCATTAATAGCCTTAATTTGGATAGACGAAAAGGTCCGCATCCGAATGAGATGAATAAACGGTAA
- a CDS encoding sigma-70 family RNA polymerase sigma factor has protein sequence MEYQCQTKERDDLIKKFMEENQEFVNQPIVQSFLAEKKNKNLLVEALSKKSEESYYELDQAFRIFYQKARLMKYLSSLVYYNSINFDKKIRKQKERQLPILNQPVKGDSENSNDELIDILAGDLTNLEEKVLENSNNLEDHIQNEDLYHAILSLSANQKEVLEYVYLHRLKNKEIALIKRTTPQNISQIHNQAIQKIKKQMNGRRKI, from the coding sequence ATGGAATATCAATGTCAAACTAAGGAAAGAGACGACTTGATTAAGAAGTTCATGGAAGAGAACCAGGAATTTGTGAATCAGCCAATTGTTCAATCCTTTCTTGCTGAAAAAAAGAACAAAAATCTATTGGTAGAAGCATTATCCAAAAAGTCGGAAGAGAGCTACTATGAATTAGACCAGGCTTTTCGTATTTTTTATCAAAAAGCAAGGCTCATGAAGTACCTTTCGAGTTTGGTCTACTATAACTCGATAAATTTTGATAAAAAGATACGTAAGCAGAAGGAAAGACAACTGCCAATACTGAATCAACCAGTTAAAGGTGATTCGGAGAACTCAAATGATGAATTAATTGATATACTTGCGGGGGATTTAACCAACTTAGAAGAGAAAGTCTTGGAAAACAGCAATAACCTGGAAGATCATATACAAAATGAAGATTTATACCACGCTATCCTGTCTCTTAGTGCAAACCAGAAAGAAGTGTTAGAGTATGTATATCTTCATCGACTGAAAAACAAAGAAATTGCACTAATAAAAAGGACAACTCCGCAAAACATCTCCCAAATTCATAATCAAGCAATTCAGAAAATTAAGAAACAAATGAATGGGAGGAGAAAAATATGA
- a CDS encoding YvrJ family protein: MDEISIESMVSLISNLGFPVVLVIYLLVRFEKKISDLSDTIKELNEAIRKRK; encoded by the coding sequence ATGGATGAAATCTCTATTGAATCTATGGTTTCCCTAATTAGTAATTTGGGGTTTCCTGTAGTTCTTGTAATATATCTTTTAGTCAGATTTGAGAAAAAGATAAGTGATTTGTCAGACACCATTAAAGAGCTCAATGAAGCTATAAGGAAACGCAAATAA
- a CDS encoding sigma-70 family RNA polymerase sigma factor — protein sequence MDDQELEFEEIMNLYGTDIKRIVYMYVRDYSLADDITQETFIKCFTHYHQFRGDSLRNWLIQIAINRSKDYLRSAYKKRTLLGENLINLLKTPSVETKILEKSIEDEVTASIMNLPVKYREIIILYFYKELTIKEISYALEKNENTIKSQLRRAKDLLKKEVSKNG from the coding sequence ATGGATGATCAGGAATTAGAATTTGAAGAAATAATGAATCTCTATGGTACAGATATTAAGAGAATTGTGTACATGTATGTTAGAGATTATTCATTAGCTGACGATATTACGCAGGAAACCTTTATTAAGTGTTTCACACATTACCACCAATTTAGAGGGGACTCGCTGAGGAACTGGCTGATCCAAATAGCAATCAATCGCTCCAAAGATTATTTGCGGAGTGCATACAAAAAACGGACTTTATTAGGAGAAAATCTTATCAATCTACTAAAAACCCCTTCAGTAGAAACAAAGATTCTGGAGAAGAGCATAGAGGATGAAGTAACAGCATCTATTATGAATCTTCCCGTTAAATACAGAGAAATCATTATATTATATTTTTATAAAGAGCTAACAATAAAGGAAATATCTTACGCATTAGAAAAGAATGAAAACACGATTAAATCACAATTAAGAAGGGCTAAAGACTTATTAAAGAAAGAGGTGTCCAAGAATGGATGA
- a CDS encoding glycoside hydrolase domain-containing protein, with translation MDEMVLETQHWLNDTYGGRSGFNYVYPSGQTGWETMYGLTRALQLELGIINTADSFGPTTLNYLDVYGPISLSSNNDASNQQNVNIIKIIQGGLYCKGYSPGGITGYFGPGTDLAIKSIQSNIGLNELTGVVTPKLFKAILTMDAYIVVNNGSSVIREIQQFLNRTYNHRKNFFFGPCDGHFSRDTQKALVYAIQYEEGLPDSVANGNFGPTTRSELPVLELGDSDSDKNFVRLYQASLIFNNQDSPFDGVFSQEVANATRIFQEFAKLPVTGKADYQTWASLLVSTGDPNRRGDACDTSTEVTFKRGLAIKNAGYDIVGRYLTNAHIPDPLNKKIQPGELDQIFGAGLSVFPIFQTYGGDASYFGKNQGRADAIEAFNAAKEYGFPEGTTIYFAVDFDAMNYQITDNVLPYFKAVSERLTNLGGFYNVGVYGPRNVCIRVSQKGYATKSFVSGMSTGFSGNLGFPLPQNWAFDQISTIGVGAGESYIEIDNNIVSGRDTGVTNVNPEQTVPDETWMALYNAWLDVASNFPVFNEKPSLFTTNFNFNRRYNVISTSLVDVDVETSTTFTMPGSNDVHAIEVNNGTLGMSSSEILGDAKTKLSTSQIDQYENLLENVALSVGNGFVEFTLTPIGDKLEVRVTAYKDDVQVGDNVLKLKVDVIYSISNLEPVDPEPGLGTLLGTLAVGTVALGVLIYFAPAVLGIGLAGATAVGLFSFLTGDAEDDNEA, from the coding sequence ATGGATGAAATGGTACTAGAAACACAGCACTGGTTAAACGATACGTATGGAGGAAGAAGTGGATTCAATTATGTGTATCCTAGTGGTCAAACCGGTTGGGAAACAATGTATGGATTAACTAGAGCGCTACAACTGGAACTCGGAATCATAAATACCGCTGACAGCTTTGGACCGACAACCTTAAACTATCTGGATGTTTATGGTCCAATCAGCCTTTCTTCAAATAATGACGCTAGTAATCAACAAAACGTCAATATTATTAAAATTATTCAGGGCGGTCTTTATTGTAAAGGGTATTCGCCAGGCGGTATAACGGGATACTTTGGACCTGGTACAGATTTAGCCATCAAGTCTATACAATCAAATATTGGGCTGAATGAACTTACTGGCGTGGTTACACCTAAACTATTTAAAGCAATCCTAACAATGGATGCTTATATAGTAGTTAATAACGGAAGTTCCGTTATTCGAGAAATTCAACAGTTTTTAAACAGAACATATAACCATAGGAAAAATTTTTTCTTCGGACCGTGCGATGGACATTTTTCCAGGGACACTCAAAAGGCTTTGGTCTATGCTATTCAATATGAAGAAGGACTCCCAGACTCTGTTGCAAATGGTAACTTTGGACCTACTACACGAAGTGAATTACCGGTTTTAGAGTTAGGAGACTCTGATTCTGATAAAAACTTTGTTCGCTTATATCAAGCATCATTAATATTTAACAATCAAGACTCCCCATTTGATGGAGTATTTTCTCAAGAAGTTGCAAATGCAACCCGGATTTTTCAAGAATTTGCCAAACTTCCCGTAACCGGTAAGGCAGATTATCAAACATGGGCTTCACTTTTAGTAAGTACAGGTGATCCAAATCGCAGAGGGGATGCTTGCGATACAAGTACAGAGGTCACTTTCAAAAGAGGATTGGCTATCAAAAATGCTGGATATGATATTGTTGGCAGGTATTTAACTAATGCACATATACCTGACCCTTTAAACAAGAAAATACAACCTGGAGAACTGGATCAGATTTTTGGCGCAGGACTCTCCGTATTTCCGATTTTTCAAACCTATGGAGGGGACGCCTCCTACTTCGGTAAAAATCAAGGTAGAGCTGATGCTATCGAAGCCTTTAATGCAGCCAAAGAGTATGGTTTTCCTGAAGGTACAACTATTTATTTCGCAGTAGATTTTGATGCAATGAACTACCAAATAACAGACAATGTTCTCCCATATTTCAAAGCAGTTAGTGAGAGACTAACAAATCTTGGAGGATTCTACAATGTTGGGGTTTACGGTCCTCGTAATGTATGCATAAGAGTCTCCCAGAAGGGTTATGCGACAAAGAGTTTTGTCAGTGGGATGTCAACAGGTTTTAGTGGAAATCTTGGTTTTCCTCTTCCTCAAAACTGGGCCTTTGACCAAATTTCTACAATTGGAGTTGGAGCCGGGGAGAGTTACATTGAAATAGACAATAACATTGTTTCTGGCAGAGATACAGGGGTGACGAATGTCAATCCTGAACAAACAGTTCCAGACGAAACGTGGATGGCTCTTTATAACGCTTGGTTAGACGTCGCATCCAATTTCCCTGTATTTAACGAAAAACCGTCATTATTCACAACAAACTTTAATTTTAATAGAAGATATAATGTGATTAGTACCTCTTTAGTAGACGTAGATGTAGAAACATCCACAACTTTTACTATGCCCGGATCTAATGACGTACATGCTATAGAAGTAAATAATGGTACGTTAGGTATGTCAAGTTCAGAAATACTAGGAGACGCTAAAACAAAACTTTCTACGTCGCAAATTGACCAATATGAAAATTTGCTTGAGAATGTGGCTCTATCTGTAGGAAATGGCTTTGTTGAATTTACTTTAACTCCGATTGGTGACAAGTTAGAAGTAAGAGTAACAGCTTATAAAGACGATGTTCAAGTTGGAGATAATGTACTGAAACTGAAAGTAGATGTTATTTATTCTATTTCAAACTTAGAGCCAGTTGATCCTGAGCCTGGGTTAGGAACTTTATTAGGCACTCTTGCAGTAGGAACAGTAGCTCTGGGTGTACTTATTTACTTTGCACCCGCGGTGCTTGGTATAGGTTTAGCCGGAGCCACAGCGGTAGGATTATTCTCATTTCTAACAGGTGACGCCGAAGATGACAATGAAGCGTAA
- a CDS encoding YcxB family protein: MVLLYDVNLDDLMALQKESLCNSSIHIKRKLYGRLISTVSIFVLMLISLGRPPFLSEGILAIILTVVFFLIFNPLYDWLTLLSIKRIYKKSKPSPLLGQHKVTISKSGIERETDNFKDHYSWEDVERIGEDSEHFFLYVSDIFAIILKKETINLSTEEKAEYLKTIRGQTSKNLTL; encoded by the coding sequence ATGGTTTTATTGTACGATGTCAATTTAGATGATTTAATGGCTTTGCAAAAAGAATCACTTTGTAACTCAAGTATTCATATCAAAAGGAAATTGTACGGCCGTTTAATTTCAACTGTTTCTATATTTGTGTTAATGCTCATATCATTAGGTAGACCTCCATTTTTAAGTGAAGGTATTTTAGCCATTATTCTTACTGTTGTCTTTTTTTTAATTTTTAATCCTCTTTACGATTGGCTGACATTATTAAGTATTAAAAGAATATATAAAAAAAGTAAACCTTCACCATTGTTAGGGCAACATAAAGTAACTATTTCAAAATCGGGAATAGAGAGAGAAACGGATAATTTTAAGGATCATTATTCTTGGGAGGATGTGGAAAGAATCGGGGAGGATTCAGAGCATTTTTTTCTATATGTTTCTGACATCTTTGCTATCATATTGAAAAAGGAGACAATAAATCTTAGTACAGAGGAGAAAGCTGAGTATCTAAAAACTATAAGAGGACAAACCAGTAAGAATCTTACCCTATAA
- a CDS encoding 5-methylcytosine restriction system specificity protein McrC, which produces MERNNNIPIRNIYYMLSYAYQTLNLSEYKQIGTEKFDNVKELYTKILSIGIPILIRGGLSKGYISVEETSNVIKGKIDINSTIKKDALVNKKVAVVYDEFSENVLLNQIIKAALVYLSSSNKISQKMRRLFYGMLPYFTEVSDVELDLKLWKNVRYNRKNIRYQFIVDVCRYLYEQLLFDESSTSQMMKEVQDEQRLSSLYEKFIYAFFKRETKYKVSHPQIQWMVDDEFTDALPIMQTDLVLQKDNKTLIVDAKFYSDNMVARFEGGAAKQKSGNLYQIFTYINNWKKEPDETVAGILLYAKTTSLSQPNHIYHIKGNQIIVISLDLQQDFSGIKDNLLAYANQFFA; this is translated from the coding sequence ATGGAGAGAAATAATAATATTCCAATTCGTAATATATACTATATGCTTTCCTATGCATATCAAACGTTAAATCTTTCCGAGTATAAACAAATCGGAACAGAAAAGTTTGATAACGTCAAAGAGCTTTACACAAAAATTTTATCGATTGGTATACCTATTTTGATTCGTGGAGGATTAAGTAAAGGTTATATAAGTGTTGAAGAGACTTCCAATGTTATTAAGGGGAAAATTGATATCAATTCTACGATAAAGAAAGATGCATTGGTAAATAAGAAAGTTGCAGTAGTATATGATGAGTTCTCTGAAAATGTATTGTTGAATCAAATTATTAAAGCGGCACTTGTTTACCTGTCGAGCTCAAATAAAATAAGTCAAAAAATGCGTAGACTATTTTACGGTATGCTGCCTTATTTTACAGAGGTATCAGATGTAGAGCTGGATTTGAAGCTATGGAAAAACGTTAGATATAACCGCAAAAACATTCGTTATCAATTTATTGTAGACGTGTGTAGATATCTTTATGAGCAGTTATTATTTGATGAAAGCTCTACATCTCAAATGATGAAAGAGGTTCAAGACGAACAAAGATTATCGTCTTTATATGAAAAGTTCATCTATGCATTTTTTAAACGTGAAACGAAATATAAAGTATCCCATCCTCAAATTCAGTGGATGGTTGATGATGAATTCACAGATGCATTACCGATTATGCAAACAGACCTTGTACTTCAAAAAGATAACAAAACATTGATTGTCGATGCGAAATTTTATTCTGATAATATGGTGGCAAGATTTGAAGGTGGAGCTGCAAAACAAAAATCCGGTAATCTTTATCAAATATTTACATATATAAATAATTGGAAAAAAGAACCGGATGAAACGGTTGCTGGTATTTTACTTTATGCGAAAACAACCTCATTAAGTCAACCTAACCATATTTATCACATTAAAGGTAATCAAATTATAGTTATATCTCTTGATTTACAACAAGATTTTAGTGGCATAAAGGACAACCTATTAGCATATGCCAATCAATTTTTTGCATAG
- a CDS encoding AAA family ATPase gives MKDVVNTQKEKYKAWVTENLGEKTGMWYTPYLEKLGHLLERFGLASGYKENFFDYQSYSEYKNIYQQMTEQSDEDIERLVTGKSTPRYPEKFGTRRIQFRKKYAEDEYNLGRRSKSDNIGGIPDWGVLIRSYLIFLYYDENPTLTYPKKEKKIANQEDEIDNSINYWVISPGEYSRLWEQFHAEDMIALGWDYLGDLKNYDSKEAVERKITEQRADGVRPVNDTKAVWDFYHEIQTGDVIYVKEGIKKILARGVVTGDYYFDDEASEYKHRRKVDWLQVGKWELHQSFAQKTLTCLNPYPNFIQEIDQVMNEDFIDPKIAEVNEFRIWLSNQVTDTGGSLNDKTVTSKVNALKDKEHQFDAPIFGETDIEQLRRVKEAVVSDASYKKYKGVSGSSIDYYIRFIESKPTVQENESFTMDKFLSEVFIEKKELVRLISLLENKKNLILKGAPGVGKTYIAKRLAYVMMGEKDETRIHMVQFHQNYSYEDFIEGFRPKAEGDGFELKQGPFVKFARKAARDPERDYFFIIDEINRGNMSKIFGELMMLIEADKRGEQINLLYSNDKFSVPSNLYIIGMMNTADRSLALLDYALRRRFSFFEIKPAFQNETFKSYVNELNNPEALNRIIDEIKSLNNQIVEELGTGFQIGHSYFVGDAYKVDTTDRVEEVIEYEIIPQLFEYWFDDEQKANDWAERLRGCYDGEK, from the coding sequence ATGAAAGATGTTGTGAATACTCAAAAAGAAAAATATAAAGCTTGGGTTACGGAAAATTTAGGTGAAAAAACAGGAATGTGGTACACGCCATATCTTGAAAAACTTGGACACTTGTTAGAAAGGTTTGGATTAGCTAGCGGCTATAAGGAAAATTTCTTTGATTATCAATCATATTCGGAATATAAAAATATCTATCAACAAATGACGGAACAAAGTGATGAAGATATTGAGAGATTAGTAACGGGTAAAAGTACACCTCGCTATCCAGAAAAGTTTGGTACGAGAAGAATTCAATTTAGAAAAAAATATGCGGAAGATGAATATAATCTCGGCCGTAGAAGTAAGTCTGATAATATAGGTGGAATACCTGACTGGGGTGTTTTAATTCGGTCATATTTAATATTTTTATATTATGATGAAAATCCTACTTTAACTTATCCTAAAAAAGAGAAGAAAATAGCGAATCAAGAAGATGAAATTGATAACAGTATTAATTATTGGGTAATTTCACCGGGTGAATATTCGAGATTATGGGAGCAGTTCCACGCAGAAGATATGATTGCACTTGGTTGGGACTATCTTGGGGATTTAAAAAACTATGATTCAAAGGAAGCAGTTGAACGAAAAATAACTGAGCAAAGAGCGGATGGAGTGCGCCCTGTCAATGATACAAAGGCTGTTTGGGATTTCTATCATGAAATTCAAACAGGCGACGTTATATATGTGAAAGAAGGAATTAAGAAAATCCTCGCACGTGGAGTTGTTACGGGAGATTACTACTTTGATGATGAAGCATCAGAATATAAACATAGAAGAAAAGTAGATTGGCTTCAAGTTGGAAAGTGGGAACTACATCAGTCTTTTGCTCAAAAAACGTTAACATGTCTAAATCCTTATCCTAATTTCATTCAAGAAATTGATCAAGTTATGAATGAAGATTTTATTGATCCAAAGATTGCTGAAGTAAATGAATTTAGAATTTGGTTATCCAACCAAGTTACTGATACAGGAGGTAGCTTGAATGATAAAACTGTTACGTCAAAAGTAAATGCGTTAAAGGATAAAGAGCACCAGTTTGATGCTCCAATTTTTGGTGAGACAGATATTGAGCAACTAAGACGGGTGAAAGAAGCTGTTGTATCAGATGCATCCTACAAAAAATATAAAGGTGTATCGGGAAGTTCAATTGACTACTACATTCGTTTTATTGAATCTAAGCCTACTGTACAAGAAAATGAATCCTTTACAATGGATAAATTTCTTTCGGAGGTTTTTATCGAGAAGAAGGAGCTTGTACGTCTAATTTCTCTACTTGAAAATAAGAAGAACCTTATTTTGAAAGGCGCACCGGGAGTAGGTAAAACGTATATTGCCAAACGTTTAGCATATGTAATGATGGGAGAAAAAGATGAAACGCGTATCCATATGGTTCAGTTCCACCAGAACTATAGTTATGAGGACTTCATTGAAGGGTTCCGTCCAAAAGCTGAAGGAGATGGGTTTGAGCTTAAACAAGGTCCGTTTGTGAAGTTTGCTAGAAAAGCAGCACGAGATCCAGAACGAGACTACTTCTTTATTATTGATGAAATTAATCGTGGGAATATGAGTAAAATATTTGGGGAATTAATGATGCTTATCGAAGCGGATAAGCGAGGCGAGCAAATCAATCTCCTTTATTCTAATGATAAGTTTTCTGTGCCATCGAATTTATACATCATTGGCATGATGAATACGGCAGATAGAAGCTTAGCTTTATTAGATTACGCACTTAGAAGAAGGTTTTCATTTTTTGAAATTAAACCAGCGTTCCAAAATGAGACATTTAAGTCGTATGTAAACGAATTAAATAATCCAGAAGCTTTAAATCGTATTATTGATGAAATTAAAAGCTTAAATAATCAAATTGTTGAAGAGCTAGGGACAGGCTTTCAAATTGGGCATAGCTACTTTGTAGGTGATGCTTATAAAGTAGATACTACAGATCGTGTAGAGGAAGTAATCGAATATGAAATTATTCCACAGCTATTCGAGTATTGGTTTGATGATGAACAGAAAGCAAACGATTGGGCTGAACGACTTAGAGGTTGTTACGATGGAGAGAAATAA